Part of the Flavobacterium sp. MDT1-60 genome, ATGGTTTAGGAAAAACGAATCCGTTATTGGCTGCAATATTAACCGGTTCATTATTATCTATGGCAGGTATCCCGATTTTCTCTGGATTTTTTGCCAAGTTATTTTTATTCAACCAAACAATTGAAGCTGGTTATATCGCTTTAGTAATTGTAGCTGTTATCAACTCAATTATAAGTGTTGGTTATTATTTCAAACTAATTTTAGCCATGTACTCTAAAGAACCAAATCAGGAACGTACTGGAAAACCATTCCTTATTTATGCTGTTGCGATAGTTTCAATGGTATTAAATATTGTTTTAGGTTTGTTTCCATCTTTAGTTTTAGATTTATTGAACTAAAATTCAATTACAATATAACATCAATCCATCAATATTTTTTTGATGGATTTTTTGTTTTAAGCCCATTCCTTTCGGAAGAAAATTTCATGTTAAAAATTTAACTCAAATAATTGCACTTCAAAAAAACTCCATATATTTGAGTACAATTAAATGTATTAAAAATATGAACTTCAATTCAAAAAATCCATTTTTAAGCGACAAGCGTTTTTCATCAAATGCTGTTTCAAAAGCTGAAGAAGTGCACGAAGCAAAGATTATTGATTACAATCAGGAAATGACTTTGTCAGGTACTATCAATAAGACAGCTATTTTATTTTTAATTTTAACGGCTGCTGCTATGGTAACATGGTGGATGGCATTTAACGGAATGAATCCTATTGTGCCTGCTTTTGGAGGTGCTATTATTGGTTTAATTCTGGTTGTTATAGCTTCTTTCAAACAGCATCTTTCTCCTTATTTAGCTCCAGGTTATGCCTTGTTTGAAGGTTTATTTATTGGTGGAATCTCTGCTATTTTTGAAATTAAATATCCAGGTATTGTTGTCAATGCTGTTAGTGCAACTCTAGTAACCTTCTTAGTTTGCCTGGGTTTATATAAATTTAAAATTGTAAAAGTTACAGAGCAATTCAAGTCTGTAGTTATTGCTTCTACACTAGCAATTGCAACATACTATTTGATTTCATGGCTTGCTTCTCTAATTTTCAATTTCACACCGGTACATTATGGAAACGGTATGATGAGTATTGGAATTAGCGTTTTTGTAATCATTATTGCAGCTTTAAATCTTTTCTTAGATTTCGATCAAATCGAAAAAGGAGTTCAACAAAGAATGCCAAAATTCATGGAATGGTTTGGCGCTATGGGATTAATGATCACACTAGTTTGGTTATACGTTGAATTTTTAAGATTACTATCTAAATTATCAAGTAAAGACTAAACTTACTTCAACATATTTTAAAGCCTTTTTGAGTTTTCAAAAAGGCTTTTTTTTGCCTTAAATTATTCCCAAAAACAATTAATATTACAATCGATAGTTGTAGCATAATCTTTTTTATCTCAGCTAAAGTTCTTGTAAAAAAATAGAGCAAATTATCGTAAAAATTCATTCTTTACTTAAAAAAAATTAGTTCTAAAAATACAAAAGTAACTTTTTTCCTTCAAAATATTATTCTGCCACAATTCTTTCATTTTTATAAAAAATCATTACCCCAGGAGTTAAATCTCTTATACTATACTTCAAAAAACTTCAGTAAAATTAATACTTCCCGAGATTTAAATTTTGTATGTAATAAATTACAATTAATGCAACTTATTACATAATTACCAGTATAATATCAATATTTTTACATAATGTGTTTTTTTATTCTAAAATAAATACGAATTAAGAAAAACTTTATATTTTTGTGTAATCGATTACAATTAAATATTGCTATTTGATACACAAAAACCACTTTATTAACTATTAACCACTTAAACCAAACAATTATGAAAAAAAA contains:
- a CDS encoding Bax inhibitor-1/YccA family protein; this encodes MNFNSKNPFLSDKRFSSNAVSKAEEVHEAKIIDYNQEMTLSGTINKTAILFLILTAAAMVTWWMAFNGMNPIVPAFGGAIIGLILVVIASFKQHLSPYLAPGYALFEGLFIGGISAIFEIKYPGIVVNAVSATLVTFLVCLGLYKFKIVKVTEQFKSVVIASTLAIATYYLISWLASLIFNFTPVHYGNGMMSIGISVFVIIIAALNLFLDFDQIEKGVQQRMPKFMEWFGAMGLMITLVWLYVEFLRLLSKLSSKD